GCGGGCGTGGCACTCGCCCAAGTGGTGGTTGCCTCCGGGGGCGCGCCGGTCGAGGCGGCGCCCGGGCCGGTCGCTGAACTCCTCGGCCGGGCACTCGGCGCACTGCTGCCCGCCGGGGAAGGTGCGAAGCGGCTGGACCTGGCGGGACCGGGGTTCGGCGAGCCGGCCGCCGACCTGGTGCTGGTGCCGGTCCATCCGCAGACCGGAGACATGTGGCAGCCGCGTGCCGGGGCGGTGCCGGTACCTATGGATGCCGCGCTCTGGGCCGAGCTCGCCTTCCCGCCACACCGCACCCGGCTGCCGGTGGTCGGCGGGCTGCCGGCAGGTGTGGAGCGGGACGACCCGCTGCCGCCGCACTCGTGGTACCCGTTCCAGCCGTCAAAGGAGGCGTTCCGGTACACGCTCGCACGGACGCCCGCCGTCAGGGAACCGTGGCTGCGGGCGATCTACGACCGAGGATGCTGACCCGTCAGAGGTAGTGCGAACCCAGACGTTGGGCTCGACGTAGACGGCGTAGTCATGGACCGAGTCGTGACCAGGACGCCCCCTGATCACACATGGCTGACCGACATCACACATTCAACTTCAGTACTCCGGCCGCTATGACGGCCGCCCACCCCTGATCCATGGCGGCATCCTGCCGTACCCGAGTTCCGGTAGCGAAGAACGGGCCTCGGGGATCAGTAAGGATCTTCAGCGTCGCCGCTCGAGGGTGAGAACGGCCTTGGTGATTGACGTGAGTCGGTTGGGGCTGATGCGGGCTTTGCGGAAGATCCGCCAGGCCTTGAGGCGGGCGAAGGCCCGCTCGACCGGGAAGCGGAGTCGTGCGTGTGCTCGGTTGACGGCTGCTTGTCTCATGGTGAGGGGGCGTCCGAGGTGGCGTTTGAACGGCACCTGGAACGTTCCGCCGGCCCCTGCGTAGGCCTTGTCGGCCAGGACGGGGATCCGCAGTCGTTCACAGACGGTGACGATGCGGTGGGTGCGGGCGGCGGTGATGTCGACGGTGCGGCCGGGCAGTGCCGGCGAGTACCAGATCAGCTCGCCCGCCGGATCGGTGACGGCCTGGATGTTCACGCCATGCCGTCGGGCCTTGCCCGAGTAGTCCCGTTCGCGATCGCCGACCCGGTCGCACTCGGCGATGGTGCCGTCCACCAACACGTATGCGGGACGCGCCCGGCGCAGTGCCTGGGTCAGGGACGGTGCCCTCGCGGCGAGGAGCTTGATCACGCTCTGTACGTAGGCGTGGGCGGTGCCCTCGCTGATCCGGAAGCCCGCGGCGAGCTTCGCATAGGTGGTGTGCTCGCGCAGGTATACCAGGGCGATGACCGCGCGCTGCGAGGGCCGCAGTTTGCAGCGGCGGTCACCCTCGCGGGTGACGATCAGCATCGTGACCCACTCCACGAGCGCGTGCGGCAGGTCGAGTGCGGCAGGATAGGTGACCAACGAGGCCTCCGGTCGCAGCGGTTGAGACGTCAGACATCTCGAACCATTGCCCGAAGGCCTCGCCTGCTATCCAGCCTCGACCGTCACCCGATCGGTGACCACGCTGAAGATCCTTAGTGAACCTCTTTCATCCTGAATAGTCGCAGGTCAGCAGGATGTGGATAGCTCGGACGACGCGGCTGATGCGTCCGGTCGAGCAGCGAGCTCTGCGCATGATGCGCCAGGACTTGAGTCGGGCGAAGGGGAGGGGGTGCGCTTTGGGGGCTGGAATGGCGTGAATACGCTCCCTGGGGATGGTGCTCTTGGACCGTGATTATGGAATGTTGTTACGTTCGGCATGCCGCATTGCCCGCCGATGCAGACCTTGGCTGTCGAGGAGGCAAGGCGGGCCTGGGCGGACTCGTCAGCCCGCAATTTCCCGAAGAAGGAAGTGCTATGAAAGTGGAGAACATGATCGATTCCTCTGAGGGCTTCTTCGACGAGCGGCGCCCACCATGATCGCGTACGAGTCGACGTCCCGTACCGACGAGTGACAGATTCCCGATGAAGCTGTGGGCGCCCCAGGGACGATTGCAGTGCTTCATTAATTGCCGAGCGCATGTCCTGATTTTGACCGACTCTCAGGCGCGTCGGCCTTGCTGCGGACCAAAGACAGGGAATTCCTAAGACATACCTGATCCACCCCGAAATCGGCGAGACGACTAGGAGTACACTGCGTGAGCACCCTCCCGCGTAACGAGTCCGACGAGACAGCACAGGAATCGTGGACGGAACGCCGTTTATGGGATGTCTGGTCGGAGCACTATGACGGCAGCTTCCTCGGTACTACAGAGCCCGGGGAGATGGTTTCCCGGCTCTCTTCCCTCGCATGGGATCAAACCGCTCTGGAGTTAGGCGTAGGCACAGGACGAGTAGCTCTGCCCCTTGCTCGAACGGGAGTGACCGTCGACGGCATCGAGTTTTCCGGACCCATGGCCAAAAAGCTGCAGGCCAAGGTGCAGGACCTCCCCGTCGTGGTAATTAACGGAGACATGGCCGACCGGCATGATATGGGGCATTCTTACTCGCTCGTGTACGCCGTACATAGCGCTCTCCATCTTCTCCAGACTCAGCATGACCAGGTGAGGTGTCTGATGAACGCTGCGGACGCCTTGAAAGCAGGCGGTCACCTCGTCGTGGAATCCGTTCATCCGCAAGTGTTCGCCGGACCGCTCCGCGGGAAGAACATCAAGATCCGAAATCTTACCGACTCGGAACTTGCCCTATCTGCGACGGTGGTTGACACAGCGCAGCAGACGGTCCGGTTCCAAGAGATCTCTTTCGGCGACAACGGAACACGGATGCTGCCGTGTCACATCAGGTGGATCTGGCCATCAGAGCTTGATCTTATGGCGTCCATGGCTGGACTCAAAAGGATCTCCAGGGATGCGGACTGGCACGGAGGTGCGGTGACGCCAGAAAGCACCCAGTATGTGTGCGTCTATCAGAAGGAGTAGCAGAGGAGCCCCCTAAAGGGGGTTGCAGAAGGCTTCGTTCTGGGCATTTTGCCTGTATGGGTGGGGTGTTGCGGGCTGAGCCGGTGTGGGTGGAGACGTTCACGGGCTTGCGGATGGAGCGGTTCGCGAAGCTGGTGAAGGCGGTGCGCGAACGAGGTGGGAACGGACCGGGTGGCGGCCGGCCGTGGTGTCTGCCGCTGGCGGACCGGCTGCTGCTGGTGGCCGTGTACTACCGCACGAATCTCACCATGCGGCAGTTCGCGCCGCTGTTCGATGTCTCGCCCGCCACGGTCTGCCGGGTCATCCAGCGGCTGTGGCCGCTGTTGGCTCTCGAGCGGGCTCCGCGGCTGGTTGCGGACACCGAACGGTTGTGGATCGTGGACGGCACCCTGATCCCGGTCCGCGACCGCAAGGTGGGCGCCTCGTCCCGCAACTACCGGTTCTCGGCAAACGTGCAGGTCATCATCGACGCGGACACCCGCCTGGTCGTCGCGGCGGCCCGGCCGGCGCCGGGCAACAAGGCCGACGCACATGTCTGGCGCGAGTCGGACCTGCCCGCTCTGGCGGCGGGAACGACGGTCATCGCGGACGGCGCCTACCTCGGCACCGGCCTGATCGTTCCGCACCGGAAGAGAGCTGGTCGCCCCCTCCTGCGCGGGCAGGAGGAGGACAACGCCGAGCACCGAAGGGTCCGCGCCCGGGTCGAGCACACCTTCGCCCGGATGAAGAACTGGAAGATCCTGCGCGCCTGCCGGCAACGAGGCGACGGACTTCACCATGCCGTCCAGGCCGTCGCCGCCATGCACAACCTCACCATGACCCGGTGAATCAGCAGGTCAAACGCCAGATAGGTCTGCCCGAATCGGAGCCTTCTGCAACACGCTTTACGAGCTCGTGCACGGTAAGCGGTGAGACGTCGAGGGCTCCGGCAGGCCTGGTGCTCACCTCTGTCGTCGTGGGTTCAGGTCTGCGGTCTGCTGGTGCGACAGCAGGCCGGCGACGGCCTGGACGGTGTCGCTGATGTGCTCGCGGCGGCCGAGGTGGCGGGCCAGGGCCCGCCAGTTCTTCAGATGGGCGATGCCGTGCTCGACCCGGATACGGCGCGAGGAGTGTGCCTTGCGCTGTCGCTCGTACATCTCCTCGTACCAGTCCGGGGCGTTCTTCTTGAACTTGCGGTGCGGTGGTGTGACCACGCGTCCGCCGGTCTGAGCGCCGAGACCCTGGTAGCCGGCGTCGGCGAGGATCTCGACTACGGGCCCGTCGGCCAAGAGCTTGACCAGCCCTAACTGACGGGCGTGGGTGATGTCCGCGCAGCTGCCGGGCTCGGTCGGGCTGCACCACAGCACGCGGCCCTCGCCGTCCGTGACCACCATGGATTTGACGGCGTTCTGCTTGTTCTTCCCGGAGATGTAGGTGTCCCGGTTCTTGCGTCCGGCGGCCGGGCGGCGGACCCGGATCTCGGTGCCGTCGATGATCCCGGTCTGTTCGCTGGCGCCGAGGTGGTCGATGACTTCGGCCAGGGTCCGCAGCCGGACGCCGGGGCTGATCGTGCACCCCCGCTCGGCGAGCAGGGGCCGCACCTCGCCGATGGCCCGGGTGATGGTGGAACGGTCCACGTCGAACCAGCAGGCC
This sequence is a window from Streptomyces vietnamensis. Protein-coding genes within it:
- a CDS encoding IS5/IS1182 family transposase is translated as MVTYPAALDLPHALVEWVTMLIVTREGDRRCKLRPSQRAVIALVYLREHTTYAKLAAGFRISEGTAHAYVQSVIKLLAARAPSLTQALRRARPAYVLVDGTIAECDRVGDRERDYSGKARRHGVNIQAVTDPAGELIWYSPALPGRTVDITAARTHRIVTVCERLRIPVLADKAYAGAGGTFQVPFKRHLGRPLTMRQAAVNRAHARLRFPVERAFARLKAWRIFRKARISPNRLTSITKAVLTLERRR
- a CDS encoding class I SAM-dependent methyltransferase, which codes for MSTLPRNESDETAQESWTERRLWDVWSEHYDGSFLGTTEPGEMVSRLSSLAWDQTALELGVGTGRVALPLARTGVTVDGIEFSGPMAKKLQAKVQDLPVVVINGDMADRHDMGHSYSLVYAVHSALHLLQTQHDQVRCLMNAADALKAGGHLVVESVHPQVFAGPLRGKNIKIRNLTDSELALSATVVDTAQQTVRFQEISFGDNGTRMLPCHIRWIWPSELDLMASMAGLKRISRDADWHGGAVTPESTQYVCVYQKE
- a CDS encoding IS5/IS1182 family transposase, which produces MGGVLRAEPVWVETFTGLRMERFAKLVKAVRERGGNGPGGGRPWCLPLADRLLLVAVYYRTNLTMRQFAPLFDVSPATVCRVIQRLWPLLALERAPRLVADTERLWIVDGTLIPVRDRKVGASSRNYRFSANVQVIIDADTRLVVAAARPAPGNKADAHVWRESDLPALAAGTTVIADGAYLGTGLIVPHRKRAGRPLLRGQEEDNAEHRRVRARVEHTFARMKNWKILRACRQRGDGLHHAVQAVAAMHNLTMTR
- a CDS encoding transposase family protein — encoded protein: MGAGAKHRLVFVDRLLATLAHLRHGVTHDVPACWFDVDRSTITRAIGEVRPLLAERGCTISPGVRLRTLAEVIDHLGASEQTGIIDGTEIRVRRPAAGRKNRDTYISGKNKQNAVKSMVVTDGEGRVLWCSPTEPGSCADITHARQLGLVKLLADGPVVEILADAGYQGLGAQTGGRVVTPPHRKFKKNAPDWYEEMYERQRKAHSSRRIRVEHGIAHLKNWRALARHLGRREHISDTVQAVAGLLSHQQTADLNPRRQR